The sequence CTTACTTTACCCAAGTGCTTCGAACGTATTTCACAACATCCCAAATTTGATTATCTTTCAAAGTTTTGCCATGGGCAACCATGCCAGTTCCAGCAGAACCGTTTTTAATGACATAGAACATCTGTCCGGCTGATACATCTTTCATGGTATCGGCACAGCCAAAGTTTCTGGGTTTCGGAGTCAAAGCGGCGCCGAGCTTTCCAGCTCCATCGCCTTTATCACCATGACACATTTTGCAAGCCATCGGCTTGGCGGTTTTGTTGTAAATTTTCTCTCCATTGGCAGCATCGGCTTTACCGGTTTCATCCGCACTCGCAGTGCTGGCCGGAGCCGCTTTGGTCTTCCTCGGCTGAGGACATTGCCCTCCCGCATACGCGGAACTCACTACAAAAAAACTGAATACTGCCAAAATTGCAACCGCTACCATTTTTTTCATTTAAAGCTCTCCCTCCATGATTTTGTGAATAAAACCTTCGCTTGTAAAAAAACAATTCTCTTTTTCAAACCTTTGAGAGACCTTATCAAAGGTTGAGAGAAATTTAATTTACCAGGAAAACCACTCAAAAAATAACGCCCCTCTCACATCGACAAAACCTATACCAAGCAAAAGCCTTTGTCACTTGCTTAAAAGGTTCTAACTGAAAATAAGGAGCAGTGCATT comes from Nitrospinota bacterium and encodes:
- a CDS encoding cytochrome c, producing MKKMVAVAILAVFSFFVVSSAYAGGQCPQPRKTKAAPASTASADETGKADAANGEKIYNKTAKPMACKMCHGDKGDGAGKLGAALTPKPRNFGCADTMKDVSAGQMFYVIKNGSAGTGMVAHGKTLKDNQIWDVVKYVRSTWVK